The genomic stretch TAGCATAGTGTTTCGATGCTTAGATGATAGACCAGTCCAGAACTACAGGTGAGGAGGTATTTTTCTAGAGCGTTGATATTTAAGATTCAAACCATCAAACAAGAGGTGTTTCAATATGATATTTCACTACTGACTCAAGGCATCGGCTAGTCAAACTTCTAATAACATTACAAAATTCTAGAATAGACAGTTTTCCTTTAACATCTCAGACCTGTTTAAATTGCATAAAAGATACCCACGTAGTTGCAATTTATGATCGGCAACAATTAGGGTACTGTACTAAATATTTCACGTTTTAAGAATTTCTTAGGTTAGCTATTAGGTCTTGGTCTTTGCTGAAATGAATATCCATCCAGCTCTTTTGTCGCACACAATGCCACAAGAAATTTGTGAAACCCAATTGATAGGGTGCCATAAGCCAATTCCATGTCACCAGATTTGCATCTAAACCAATGTCCAAAATCTGAATCTATGTATTTCTTAATGTCGGAGATAAGATAAAATAGCACAGGGTTCTTAACATCAAAAGTTCCTAAGTTCCTAAGAATATACAACAAACATATACAAATGCATTGGTGTGTGTCTGGAAGAACAAAAGCAGTTTGTATCAAATATTTGCTACTTTGACATGAAGGGTCTGCTTCCTTGAGTGGATAAGTCAAAAGATGGATTTACAACACAAGTTGAACGATAAATAATCCTTCTCTTGTTCCCTTTGTTGGACAAAGAGAGAAAATAGATATTTGAAGAGATCAATTTGAGAATCCATCCTTTGGAACTCTTCTGCTCGAAATTGGATGGAAACCTAATTATCATTTATTGGACATAAAAAAACCCATCGATCCTCTAGGATAATTTCCCTTGTACCATGTTTGTGACCAATTTCTGCAACCTCCAGAAATGAACCAAAAAAGAGAATCTCAACAATAAGATGTTTATCTGATACAGAAGTTCTAAACACCATGTAATATCGACATATTCATAAAATGCAATACCAAAATTCCTAATGAAAGACAACCAGAAAGCATACATAAGAGAAGCAAGTGTGGATGAGTGATCAGAGGGATCAACTTACCATTTTGGAAAGTCGGAGCTTCCTCTTGGTGTTCTTTTTCCTCAACAAGTGCTGCTTCCCGGCCCGTCTCCTCACAATCTTCCCTCTTCCGGTCACTCGAAATCTCTTTGCCGAAGCCTTAAAAGTCACAAAGGGCCAAACTTTCCGTGTCATAGCAGatgaaagagggagagaaaaggcAGGAAGGGCGATACCTTGTGGGTCTTCATCTTGTAGCCCTTGGAGGCGAAGACGGCGAAGGCGGAAGGCCTTCCGGAGGAGGAAGGGGAAGGGAAGGGATCTCGGCTGAGTAGAAGGGGGGAACCGGAAATGGAAGTGAAGGAGCCGAGGCTGCGGTGAAGGGAGATGACGGCGTGAGAGGAAGAGAGGCGGAGGCCATTGGAGGAATGGAATGGAGGCAGGGAGAAAGCAAACGGCCTCGCAAAACAGAGAGAAAATGAGGCCATGGATTGCGTTATCTGTGATTTCTGCCCCTTCTCAGCGATGAAAGGCTTTGAGGACGAAGGGAGCTCGGAAGGCAATAAGTCAAACTTgtggatattattattattattattgttgttgttgttgttgttattattattattattattattaaatatattattattttttaaaaataaggaaatatattttaaattttattaatttttttaataatctagATATCTAAGTATAAGGTAGCATTTTCTTCATTTACATCATAAATCTACGACGAAAATTATTTAAAGACCGTACGCTGAATATCCTGtacagattaaaaaaataaagaaaaattatttctcTTATTTACTTAATTATTTTGTGTATTGGTTCTATGTATATGTATGAATTGAAATGAACCAattttattattgatttatcgattttgtattgatattattattttcaattctaaATGTCCAGGATGATATACACGATGACTCGTCGCGACGTGCGACGCAACGAGCTGAGGGAGGAGATTGAGTATGACCCAGTTTACAAACTCAGAGGACATATTGGATGACTTGATCGACTATTCTAGAAgtttgagcaagaagagtttccaatTCTCGGCAATTATAAGATGTGAGTTTTGATTCAATCATTGTCAGGGCATCCCGAGGTGGTAGCACACCATATATGAGGGTGCTTTAAAGGGTGAATCTTATATGTAGAATTGTgtgtggatctacctttttatatGTAGAATTGTGTGTGGAGCTACTTCACCATGAGTATCCAGACGAGAATCCTAAAAAATCTAAAGAGAATAAAGAAGAGGATACTGAGAGTCTGATGAGGATCCAAAAGAGGATCCTGAAGATCTTGAGAATAATCCtaaagaatttgaagaagatCCAAAAAAAGATTTGACTATAGATCAAAAGGAGAATCTTGAAGATGGTCTACTTGAGATTGACTTAATAGAGTCTGAGATAAACGGGATGGTACTGACCACTGCACTAGTGTTTTTCCTAGTGGGGGTGGTATTAATTTATCTAGCTGATTAGAGTGTTATTGTtgttactgtcgttatgtacaaATAGTATTAGCCAATTAAGTTCAATAAAATTATATAGTAGAAACTGTCGTTATATATGAATAATACTACTTTATGAAATACTATGTTATGCGTTAACAAATTAGAAAAGGAATGTTATGTGTTAACaatcttaaaaaaataattagttcatttaaATGATGAGTTCATTTCATAATTGGTCACTTAATGATTAGTTTCATTtgatgggatgtgtgtaatataattAATCAATGTTGGTTATATTGAATCAtgcaaatgatgagtggaaacgtagttgtcacttgatttgtAAACCAACTTAAATTaacattgagtcaatcataaattatatACATATGAAATACACTGAATTACTAAATAATGTGCTTATTTATATTAGATCAtgacttttaaaaatattataattgaactcaataagggagagaaattatatgaaaataacaataaaatatggCACCTTAAGATAcaacggtaaattagagaaaaatctccaATGGTAATCATAACTTTGCATGCAATCCTCATGcctaaaaaactttgtttccactccctacatgcaaagtattacttgtttcaactccctcatgcaaatattgatacctaaattgcccctcagattttttaggtacaaaaagtctgaaaacgagtataattcttcttaaagtcagtaccttatattaaaaatcgagtatattttctatcaaaattatccctctgattttttaggtataaaaagtctaaaaataaatataattcctattaaattcagtatTTTACACTATAATCCAGTACTCTATACTAAGATCGtgtatattttctattgaaattaactcatattttttaggtacaaaaagtcataaattgagtacaaaaaatctgaaaatgagtataattcttcttaaaatcagtactttatattaaaaatcgagtatattttctattaaattcagcacattaaactaaaatcgagtatattttgaggtgaaaaaagaatcgtactcaatttaatagaaaatatactagattctaatttaatatactgaatttaagaggatttatactgatttttggactttttgtacctaaaaatatcatgggcaattaggtaaatatgtttgactgGGGAGTGAAAAGAAAGTTTTTCATGGATGGGGACTGCATGTAAAGTTGTGTTTACCAATGGGGAGTGCATGCAAATTTACCCAAGATACAATCTATTATTGAGGAACAagtgtccccagggcgtagcacagatggggagtgcagggttctgtggctgaaaggtccaggggtcgatccccggggtgtcactgcctgggattaacgtctccgctatgcactttccacttgtgtacctgcatttacctccctccatatccgtgggaccggctctaggggggccgctgatgtggcggtttcacattttttattattgaggaacaagaagttataGAAAtcataaatcagtttataaagaACCTATTGATGGTTCTACAACATAGCACATACGTGACCTTAATGCCTATAAAGCATGAAAGAAAAAAGACTTCACTGCTAAGGGtatattaattagttcaatattaGACAACCTAATATTTAAATATGAATCACTACCATTAGCTCATGTCATCTGAGTTGCCCTGAGAG from Zingiber officinale cultivar Zhangliang chromosome 5B, Zo_v1.1, whole genome shotgun sequence encodes the following:
- the LOC121984684 gene encoding 50S ribosomal protein L35, chloroplastic-like, with the translated sequence MASFSLCFARPFAFSLPPFHSSNGLRLSSSHAVISLHRSLGSFTSISGSPLLLSRDPFPSPSSSGRPSAFAVFASKGYKMKTHKASAKRFRVTGRGKIVRRRAGKQHLLRKKNTKRKLRLSKMHPVNRSDYDNVIGALPYLKVNRKAT